In Papaver somniferum cultivar HN1 chromosome 9, ASM357369v1, whole genome shotgun sequence, the genomic stretch TTACCAATTTCTTTACTTGtattctcaattttaaatttcataatcatcaatggaGAGTTCCAATAAAAAGAGGAATATTCATATGAATTGGTTTAAATTGCAGCAAGAAATGCATCAAAGGAGGTTGCaacaacttgatgatgaggaaACTGAAGATAAAGAACTAACCAAGACTCTGATTCTCATATATTTgggccaaatacctagagttACAGAGACAAAATAAGTACTCAAAATAATATATACATATCTAGAGAGGGAATTGTTCCACCAGAGTCTAATGCACCcttattttcttcccaattgtgtgtactctCAAGATTTCCAATGTCGATTCCACATACCCCAGCACCTGGTGATAAGGATTATTAATGAGCTTTGTCGAGttgaacctcaatttaattattagTTTGATGAACCAAATATAATAGGTCATAGTCCTGAATAAATGTTACTTCGGCTccaaggattctaggttatggaaAACCAACTGATGCGAATAACGAGTACCTTCGTATGGATAAAAAAACTTCATTCACCATTTTTATCCCAAATATTTACGAAAACGAACCGAGGAATATGTTAGACAAATGTTAAGGGTATGGCAGGATGCCCTACTTATTGGGCCGGTCAATATAAGGTCCATTATCTAAAACCAATTGTTATCCTTGAAATTGCTACTTCTTATGATTGCTGGATATGAaacctttttttggtcttccgggttCACATATGATATTAATATTTTGCACACATCTCCTCTATTTGAAGATCTAAAGTATGGAATTTTTCCACATGTCCACTTCGTAATCGACGGCCATCAATACAATCATCGTTATTATCTTGCGGATGGGAACTATCAAAAATGGTGAAAATagtgaagaatttggtgttgagggagaagaattgtatggtgacctttcaggtaATTGTTGATTAAATGCTAACACGTCTAGATTTAAATTTTTCAACTCCtttaaaatatgataacaactttcgaaaTGGAAACTTTTTCATTCTTGTGTTTCCAATCTGTACGACATTGTATTTCCACATCAACACCACTCTCCCGATGTCTCTTTCTTTGCATTATCGGAGCAACACAAGAGGCGACTTCCTTATTGATCTTACTGAAGCATTATACCAACCCAGTCGCATCATGATCATTGATGTTCATGGTGTTCATGGTGTTCTCTTGATATCTCAAAAATATGTtttcccacatggtgttaccatgttgcTGTATCGtcgatacaatcttgggtaaaaaaaaaaacataattacgacaaatacattcatcttctgaGATATTGAATTTTGCACCACGAACTTTGGTACTCTTTTTACCTTTACCTTTGCCCTGAGATCGATATTGAGAATGTATATTACAAGAAATTAAGAAGTGTAGAGAATGTGTGATTAGTTTATAATGTTTTAGATTAGAAGAATAGTGAAATATTGAGAAATTTTATAGAGATTTAGAAATTTTGGTGTGAGttgaattgattttgaaattgagTATGTAGGGTTGAATTCCTGACCGTTAGATGATGAATTGCAAAACGATGATCATCGAGCGACATCAAATGACCATCGAGCATTGTTATGACCATCGAGCAATAGACTTTCTATCACTCGCTAGAGATTTTGTTGTGTGTGCCTAAATAATATATTTGATACTTTAACACATACGTTTACCACTTTAACATACCCATAATGGGTAGAAAAGTGACAAACCATAGCGTctgacatgtgcataggaataggccttaacAATTGGTTTTCTTTTTTATGAAGACAGAATTGCCATTTTCCCATAGAAAGAATTTTACTTTATGAAACCAAGTTCTTTACCAAGCGCTTAAATTCCTAGTTTACAGGTCATGGTCTTTGTTATTTTACCTTCTCTACTCGGCGTCTACATAAAATGTTAGCATCATATCTTTATTTTGGGGTACTGATTAAAACGCTAATGGATTGGACCTCATGATCAAATGATTTTTGAAGGCATAATGAATCCGACAGATGTTATTTCATCCGGTAAAGGGGGTAAAGCGAGTGAACCCCATTTTCTTTACAAAGGATTTGGTGTGCTGAAGAATCGAGTTTAACTTCAAAACTAGTGGAAAAAATTTGCCCTAGCAGTGCTACAGCATTATTGAACTAGCAGACTTATAACCGTCAGATCTAGTAGATATGACGTCATCTAACCCATGAATTAACTATATCTAGTTTCTTAAAATTTCATTGAACCTTATTGTTCCTGAAATTTCGTCATCTTCTTGAAAACAAAGTTTTCATCTTATTCTCAAATCGGTGGTTAGATATGTGAGTGAAGATATAATTAATCAAATTAGGTTCAAAGACTTTCCAAGTTATGAAATAAAACCAGATACCTTATTATATAATTTCTTAAATTATGTCCATAGAACCTAATTTGATGTTGTAGTTTATCTCTaattaatcaaaaacaaaaatttaattaGAATCGTAGATATCTGGAAAATTCCAAGGAAGATCATTGTTGATACCCCGAAAATGACTATATAGGATTTAAGCCCAAATGTAATAACAATAGGGCTTACGGAAAGGTTCAAGAGATAATTTGGGCCTAAGGGAGAGAAGTCCTAATGACCCATTAAGAGAAGTCAAAATAATAAGTCTGAAAGGAAAGATCAAGGAGTCAAACTTATAAAGGAAGAAAGAGTATGCTTGTAAATACTTCTAAAAACGATGGGTTTTAGATAAGGCCAGTGAAAAAGATGGCTATAAAAGGGGGGTTGATCTTAACTAACTAGGCAGAGCTCATTTTGTGGACAACCATGTACTACTTTCTGGGGCAGactttcatctttaccataaACTATTTGTACCTATTACAAGAACAAATCAATCACATGAGGATCGTACTTAGTCATTCTCAACTAATAATACTCActttctcatttttatttttgaagaagATCCATAacttatttctctaaatcaagaATTGATGGAGGATTCAATGGGTAACGGTGAACACCTTCTGATAACTGGATGTAGTGAATTTAGTCATTCTCAACTTATAGTACTCActttctcatttttatttttgaagaagATCCATAacttatttctctaaatcaagaATTGATAGAGGATTCACGGTGAACACCTTCTGATAACTGGATGTAATGAAGGATGTGCTCTTGTAGCAACAAGTAGGTATTTGTCTTCTATAAAATGTTCACTAACACTGTTATATATGAAGGAAATTATTAACTGCAAACTGCATTCCAACCACTGTTTttggattatttatttttttgaaaattacttAGATTGATAGGAAAAAGATTACACAGGATACTCTATGATGTTGGTTACCCTTATCTCTTCCAACTGATTTGAGATATTGGTGTCTACCAACATGAGATTATCCCTAGATTGTGAACCAGACATATcaactgaaaaaaaaaacttaaatccgACAACAAGACAGAATTTAAAAAGAGAGgcatcaacaaccaatgttgttTGTGAATTTCCTGTTTCCGTGCTTCCTTAGCCAAAGTGTCTGCCGCTTCATTTCCTTGTATGTTTGAAAACATAAATCCCAAAAAATTGTCACAGTCTTCAGAATCTTCACTGCTTCTGAGACTATGGCTTTGTTCCTCCAAAAAAATACTGCTTTGCTTGTCTTTAGCATAGTATATTATCCTTTGGAAATCACCTTCAACCCAAAAATTCTTTAACTTCATGGTCCTTGCCCAAGTTGCTGCCTCTAGCATGCTCAGAgcctctgcttcttctgctgaGGAAGCCCTGAAAGTCTCAGCTGAAGCTTGTGTTGCATTACCTGTATCACATCTCAATATTATACCATAACCAGCAGGAGATATATATTCAATccatgatgcatcaaaattaaCTTTGAGTTGATTAGCCTGAGGTTTTGACCATCCATTAGTATGAGTATTTAATTGATTACTTAAAACATAAGAAGAGTTAGAAATTCCTCCCTATTTTAGTTGTCTCAATGGAGACCAAAAGGCCAAGTTCTCTGTACAGCAAGGGATAATTGAATACTTGTGGTTGATTTGGATTCGAAGATTCTTAgacatctttccttccaaatcACGTTTAGTGGCCATGATTTCTACAACAGCAGTATCATACACCCCTGCTATCCAATTTGTGTACAGTTGAGCAAAAGAGAAATCTATATCATTACTAGCATTTATTCCCACTACTGGAGGTAATAAGGCAACTGATTTAGCATATGGGAATTCGAAAAATAGATGCTTTAGAGATTCACATTCATGCTCGCAAAAAATACATTTCATGTCAATATTATCCCTATGTTCCCCTAGTTTTTTCCTAACAGGTAGAGCATTATGAATACACTTCCACAAGAAAATTTTGATTCTTTGggaaacatgcaatttccaaaaAGCTTTCCAAAAGGCAGTGATTTCAGAActaatgttttcaatcaaaggaTGTTTAAGATTTTTGTACATTGACTTAACAGTAAAATTCCCATCAGTTGTAAGAAGCCATCTTAACCTATCATGCTTCAGGGAACCATTAATATCGGTGAATATTCTAATGCCTAATATTTTTTCTGCAATTTCCGGAGCAAAGTTACTTCTAACTTTCATAACATTCCACTATTTTGTATTTGAGTCCAGCAACTCAGATACAAGTATTAAAAGGTTTTGTTGAGTACCACAAAAAGATATGAGATTTTGTGCCATACCTGGGATCCAATTATCTGTCCAGATGTGTATGGACTTACCGTCGCCTACCTCCTAACAACTGAACttataaattaaggaaactcCCTGCATAATACATCCCCAAATCCATGACGCATTATAGTGTTTTTTGGAATTGAAAATGGTTGTATTTCTAAAGTATTTGTTCTTAAGAACCGAACCTAAAAGAGTGTTCTGTTGAGTTGCAATTCTCCATGTTAACTTAGCTATCATTGCCTTATTCATTTTCTTTGCTTCCTTAAAACCTAATCCTCCCACTTCGATTGGTTCACACATGAAACCCCAGCTAATGGGATAATAACCTTTACAACGTTTCTTTTTACCCCACCAAAAGTCCCTTTGGACAACATCTATTTTGTCAGTAATTTTtacaggtaaagataaacatcCCATTTGATAAATAGGCAAACTAGACAAGGCAgacttgatgagaacttttttgCTTGCTTGAACCATAGTTGTACCATTCCAACTAAGAGCTTTGTGTTCCATGTTTGTAACTATCTTATCAAAGGTCTTAATTTTTGATCTATCCACAAATAAAGGGGCTCCTAGATCAGAGTCAGTAATGCTAATTTTCTTGATCTTCATAAGTCTAATCATTATTCGTTGATGTTTAGAATGtatttttttactaaagaaaatGCCCGACTTTGAGAAGTTTATGAACTGACCTGATGCATTACTAAATTGATTGATGATGTTTAAAAGATGTTTACATCTAACAAGACTAGCCTTTGAGAACAGCAGACAGTCGTCTGCGAAAAGTAAATGGGATATAGGTATACTATGTCTAGAAATTTTAATGCCAGTTATgtgtttgcttttttcttttgctGAAAGAAGCCGCGAGAAAACATCCATACATATTAGGAAAAGGTAAGGAGATAGTGGATCTCCTTACCTTAACCCTCTAGAAGGAGTAAAAAATTCTCCAGGTTTATCATTTAAAAGAACTACAATGGAGGCAGTTGAAACACATTGGTGTATTAGACTGCACCATTCATTACTAAATCCGAAAGCCGATAAAGTATGAAGCAAGAAGTTCCAATTGACCCTGTCGAACGCCTTAGACATGTCAATTTTAATACCCAATCCaccatttttttgttttcattttttttattgaataGACCACCTCATGCGCCACCACTATATTGTCTGCAATTTGTCTAGAATACAAAAAGGCCGACTGAAAAGGAGAAATCATTTTCTCTAAGTGAATTTTCAATCTATTTGCTAAAAGTTTAGAGAGGATTTTGTAAGGCGTGTTGCTGAGTCCTATTGGTCTGAAATCACTAGGTGTTTTCGGTTGTTTTACTTTGAGAATTAAAAATAGAAAAGTTTCATTTAATCTAGGGTTGATTGTTTTTAAAAGAAAGACGTTTTGGATCATTGCCACTACTTGGCTCCCTACTAAAGACCAATTATGTTTGAAAAAACTCACCGGGAAGCCATCTGGCCCTAGTGATTTGTTAGATTTCATAGATTTCACTACCATCCAAACTTCTTCAGAACTTGGGACACGTAATAAGTCTACGTTATCCTGTTTTTGGATTTAATCAGTTAATTCCAGAAGATTATCTTGAAACATAAATTTTTTCTTTGATTCAAATTAGTAATAGATCAACTTCACATATTCCTATGAATCTCTGATATTTGAAGTGTGTAAACAAGAAAACCCTTGAACTTGGGAAAACAAATTTCATGCCGCTTGAAGATAATAACAACCCGACGGCCGCAAGTATGCTAGTTCAAAAATGCACAATCCTTTTTTTCCGAAACTGGTTCATGGAACCAGGGAAATTAAAGATTATTCCTTGATACTAAAATCCTAATTCACCTGCATGGCAAATATCaggttatttttttatttaccaTAACCCAATATTTGTCGCAAAGTTGTAACGCTGTAAAAGTGAAAACCCACCATGATGAAAACGAATTGTTGGCAAAATCCACAACGGGATGATTGGTGAATGTCGCCACATTAGCCTTGAGATTATAACTATTTACCATAACCCAATATTTTTTATAACTATTTCTAAACCTCCCTTCTCCATGAGTTCTACATTAATTTAATGGGGTTCGAAACGATCATGGAGAAGTGAGAACACCCCACACTGAAAATAATACATCAGACCGACTTCATGTGGGAGAGGCTTAACCGAGCATAAACAACCACAAGATAGTCAGACTCTAGATCgaaatgaaattttttgattaCTCCACATCTCAGACACTACTATCCGAAGTGTTGTACTCTCAAAGGGAAGTAAATGCTAccgttacaaaaaaaattatttctgtaGCAAGTAATATTAAGGTTAAACTGGGTCTTCATAAGAAGACCTTCAAATAATATCTTAGAAAAAATCGAAGAGAGAGTTGTGACAAGAGAGGTCTACCCTGTGCTCCTTGGGTGGCTCCAACAACACATCAAATAAACAAATAATTTATTCTCCTACTGACAATCCAAAACCAAACTTGTAATCTTTCTTCTGGTGATCGATCTGCAATTCAGAGGTTCGAAATTAACAGTAGGCAGCAAAAGAGAAATTAGTGAAACAACAGGACTTGGTGGTTATTTTCTCCTTCTACAAAAAACTTGAGAGATTTTGTTTAATGCATAAAATTGTGCATGGACCTGAGCAAGATACTTTCATCTCAGCAACAAAATATGGGTACAGTTGGAGGTTGCAGCCATTCGAAGATGAGGTTAACATAATATATCAGTTTTACTTTATTATACTGTAAATCATTTAAGATCATTTAAGAGATATGGTTCTCACCTCTGCTGAAAGAATGAAATTGAGACCCATATTCAGTCGTTCTTCTAGAAAACTAGCTACGCATCCATTGGAGTCAATCTTCCCTCTTAAACGACACTGTCAACAAACACATGCACACTTATAAAACATAAGTCTTGAAATTCCTTTCCATAGCTTTCAGTGCCTTCAGAAACATTGACTTTCAAAGATTATTCTGGAATCTGCCAAACAAATTACCTGTCTAAATATGCAATCGTAACCAAAACTTGCTGTAACATCTCTCGACATGTAGTTGTACATGAAATCCGACGCTAGAGAAACCTGCAGACAAAAGAAGTACAAAAGAAGTATAATAGGAGGATGATTAAATAAAATACATATAGATCAACAACTAAATTTTTGACCGTCTTACCTTTTCAGACACTTTCTGAACATAGCTAAGTGCAACCATCCCCGTACTTGCAACTTGCCCTGTAGCAACCTGCAATCATCAGTCAATTCCCTCCCCAGTCATTTTTCGTATTAATATGAAATTCAGAAATATCAAATAACAATGTAAGCAATATGTCCCCCGTTTTCGAATGGAAACGTTTTTTGGCAGTAGGATTTAGCTGTTTTACCATCTTATCTGTGTTGTATCGAGCAGCAAATCCAATACCAGATTTTCGATGCTGACCCGCCCAAAATACTTCACTGCCCAGTGACAAGTGAGGAGTGACACTCTGTGGAAGGAGAAATGCGCATTTCATTAACATATAGAAAAAGGATTACAATCACTAAAACAGTATACATCCTAAAACAGTATACTAAAAATATTCATAATAATTGACTATGTAAATACAAGTTATATTATTCCGCAAACTGTATACATTCTTGAATATTAATGTGCATCTTTTGCGCAAATATAAATCTAGTCCAACCAATTAGTCTAAACTCAAAGGCAAAACATTAAACTTCAAGCGACTGCATCAAACAGAGTTGGTTGCTATGTTCAACATGTATGCTAGATACATTGGAATCTATATCATCTTTGCAGGAAAATCATCAAATGTCACAATAGCACACAAGCCTTTGCTTGAGGGCTTAATTGTCACAAGTGAAGACTAAATACGACATACACTAGGTCCAGATTTCCAAATCTATCTAGAGTAGGTTACGCTTTACCATCAGATGCATACTCTAAAGGTCTCATTTTTGGAGCGGCCCGGTCTTTCTTTGTAAAAATTATTTCAATCTTACTCCTCTAAGATCTTATTCTTGTCAAAGAATTTCTGCGATTTAACCCCGCAGTGAATGAAAACAGATATAACCATCTAATTGCTGATCAAAAAAGATATACGAGTCTGCCCAAACAAGCTTCCTCGTCAACAGATTGTTACCTGGATATAACTAGCACCCACTAAGGCCCCATTCCCTAATTGAAGCTGGCTCCTTGAGTCTTTACCCTGtgtagaataaataaataaataaataaaagtcaGCAAAAAGAATTTTGGATGCTCATGCAACAATATCTCAACCATCACATCCCACAAAACACAAACCCAATCAACTATATCAAACTAACAGACCTAGGAATAAGAAAACAGATGACAAGAGAGTGTGCATAGTTTAATGGGAGATTACTCGACTAAAACTGAGCTACTGAAGGATTTCCACAAACAGAGACTCCAAAACAGATAATTTCATAAGCAGGAATATTCTGGTCAGACAAATTACATAATTTCTGTCAAAAAACTTCTAAAATGTACTCTTGCATGAGCAGACAGCAGATGCTATTGCAAGAGTCCACAAgtaaaaattcaaaaatcaataCAATGAAAAAATGTAAAACTATCAAAGGTTAAACAAGATATCTATTAATGGAAACCAAGAACAGTATGCTTCGACAAAATATCAATAATTGCAAAGGGAGAACAAAACCTTACCTTGTAAtcaaaattgatcataccatGAGACATATGCGGCTCTTGAGTAAGCTGAAAATACAGCAGCACATGATTGTTAGTAGAATAAAAAGGTAACATAGAACACCAGATGAGACAAAAACTTTAAGAAATTACTGGAAGTAGCAAACACCTGGGCATTCGCCTTCAAAGCGAGGTTTTCGGTCAAATCACACTTGAGTCTTGCATTCAACCTTCCGTCCATCATAACCCTCCCAACAAGCATCAACTATGCAATACAAAGAGTAGCTCTAACAATCAGTCAGCCCGAAGCAGAATATGAGGCTCAGGCGAGGAACTCAACCTTCACTAATGGTGATGAAAAATTTACCTTTGGGTCAAGAAAGTTAGCTCCAAATTCATAGTGAGAAGTAGGTATTTTGATGGTCTCGGCGGACTGAGAAGGAACTTCCATCGGTCCCATGAATACACTGATTAATAATCATGAGGAGAAGTTGTTAAATTAAGTGAAGGATGGGGAGTCAGGCACAGTATATGCATTTAACTACTTAGTTACCTGTGGCTGAGAGAGAATCTTTGATTGATTCCCTTAATAAAATCGAAGCGTAGCCCTTCAAAAAGATCTGGCTTTAAGGACACTGTAGATACATTATGCAGATTCACTTTTAGTCCATAATCTCAATCAACAAGTATCAATCATATCAGTACACAACATCAATACTCCTTGGTAGGGATGCAAAACAAGCACCATAATACAGACACAATGGAGAACCACCGGGTAAAATTGAAAGCTATTTGAGACCCGGAGAACTCCTTTCCATAGATCTAAAGAAATACTGGCCTTAATTTTCAACTTTGGATAACTGGGTTCTAACAAAATACAGTAGAACACAAATTTTAAGTCCAAAATTACTCAAAGTTCACCTTCGTGTATAGATATATCCCCGATTCCCCGAACATACAGAGAACACTAATCCCAACAATTTCATTATTCACAAATTGACCTTCAGCTAAAAAATTTAAACTGTCACACTATAAACCCTTGAAATCTCTCCTTCAAAATACGAGCATTAATAACCCTAAGCTAAGCTAAaataaccaattgaaacaaaaattaagCTAGTTAAACTAAATCACATATCACAAGACAATCATCAAAGTCAAATCATTAACCATTCCACGAAGTAGAAACAAAACCCTTATCTTGTAACTAGAAAACCTTATAAGTAATGCATAAAACAAATGACGGTAAATAGATCAGGAGCCAGACTTACACAAAGCTTCACGATGGATTTCTTCATAAGGAATAGCGCAAGGAAGATCCATATAGtcgattttctcttctttcttctcgaTCTCCTTTGGAGGAGTAGTAGTTTGAGGAAGTATTTCAGCGTAAGATcccattttttttgtttcaaaccctagaaaagTAAAGATTTGAGTGAGAGGGAACTACACCAGATTCTCAAATTTTATTGAGAAGAATTTTTTAGGGCAATATGAGAGCTACTTGAGAAACCTAAACAAAAACACAAACTAAAGAGAGTTTTTCGACTGCAAACCTTTTTGTTTGGGATGGTATGCGTGCGACAGGGGAAAGAAGCTGCTATGGGCTTTCAGGGTTTAAGGGGAGGGTTTTCTTTCCTTGGATATATATCCTGCTTTTGGTAAATAGTACTGCTCCATTATAAAGCATCTACGGTTGGTATTGAGGCCGCATGGGCCGCACACTATAAGTCATCAAGCAAAGCTACCCAGATCCATGGATCCCAACCGATCCGCCTGTTGACGGACTAGATGCAGGTGAATTTTTTAAATCTGTATCTCCGTCCAGTATGCATCTTCAACTGATACATCCCTAAATGTACCTTCGAAGAGATCAGACACAAGAGAAAGACTACAGATAACATTTAAATATATCTCTCCGTCTAGTATGTATCTTTAACTGATACATCCCTAAATGCACCTTAGAAGAGATCAGACATAAGGGAAGACTACATGTAACATCTACCAATCAGGCTTTGTTAAAAAGATCCATCTAGTTATTCCTTCATGATTCATAACTTACTCGAGCTATCAGGCCAAGCACAGTCAAGCAAGCAACACAACAAGAAGAAATCTGATCATACTAATGTTCCATCTTGTCGTAAGAAACTCAGTTATGGCCATTACACTGTTGCAATTCGAGTTTTTTCCTTCAGTGATATTACTCCACC encodes the following:
- the LOC113307755 gene encoding mitochondrial import receptor subunit TOM40-1-like, giving the protein MGSYAEILPQTTTPPKEIEKKEEKIDYMDLPCAIPYEEIHREALLSLKPDLFEGLRFDFIKGINQRFSLSHSVFMGPMEVPSQSAETIKIPTSHYEFGANFLDPKLMLVGRVMMDGRLNARLKCDLTENLALKANAQLTQEPHMSHGMINFDYKGKDSRSQLQLGNGALVGASYIQSVTPHLSLGSEVFWAGQHRKSGIGFAARYNTDKMVATGQVASTGMVALSYVQKVSEKVSLASDFMYNYMSRDVTASFGYDCIFRQCRLRGKIDSNGCVASFLEERLNMGLNFILSAEIDHQKKDYKFGFGLSVGE